One window from the genome of Echinicola vietnamensis DSM 17526 encodes:
- a CDS encoding DUF4136 domain-containing protein produces the protein MMNHKTILSLVAIGLVAAFTWGCLPSGPDYVEDMDIVYTTYDEEFDFQSQGTYAMPDQIVTNVKVDNGDTSYVYLDDKYATPILSEIAQNMESYGWSRVGVEDGPDMLMMPAATSTTNYYYDWWYDWWWGWYYPGWWGWYYPPYYPVSSYSTGSLILVFTDPDAAENNPVNKSGAAWLSVSNGILTYYNDIDRVTDAIDQAFDQSPYLQTQ, from the coding sequence ATGATGAACCATAAAACTATTTTATCCTTGGTGGCTATTGGTTTAGTAGCTGCCTTCACTTGGGGGTGCCTACCTTCAGGTCCAGATTACGTGGAGGATATGGATATCGTTTATACGACTTATGACGAGGAGTTTGATTTCCAGTCTCAGGGTACTTACGCTATGCCGGATCAGATCGTGACAAATGTGAAAGTAGACAATGGCGATACTTCCTATGTGTATTTAGATGATAAGTATGCTACTCCTATTCTGTCTGAGATCGCTCAGAATATGGAAAGTTATGGATGGTCAAGAGTAGGAGTGGAGGATGGCCCAGATATGCTGATGATGCCAGCGGCAACCAGTACGACCAATTATTACTATGATTGGTGGTATGACTGGTGGTGGGGCTGGTATTACCCAGGATGGTGGGGCTGGTATTATCCACCTTATTATCCTGTAAGTAGCTATTCTACAGGATCATTGATCTTGGTGTTTACAGATCCGGATGCGGCTGAAAACAATCCCGTTAATAAATCCGGTGCTGCCTGGCTATCGGTAAGCAATGGGATCCTTACGTACTATAATGATATTGATCGTGTAACAGATGCCATTGATCAGGCTTTTGACCAATCTCCCTACCTCCAAACCCAGTAA
- a CDS encoding outer membrane beta-barrel protein codes for MKKILIMLVLGIVVSHQASAQRNKVTLSYPVGFAIGELGEYVKPSSFRGIAFDYRGMVNDHFAVGISTGWNVFYEELAYDTYHFENQAVSGKQYRNSNHIPILFNGTYYLESRAAVNPFVSVGVGTIYTRRNTDMGQFTLEQEAWNFALAPEVGMLIEFANQFSTSVSIQYYNGFQAGNELNDPQSYFALKLGFEL; via the coding sequence ATGAAAAAAATATTGATCATGCTTGTGTTGGGAATAGTAGTTTCCCATCAAGCGTCAGCTCAGAGAAATAAAGTGACGTTATCTTATCCAGTTGGATTTGCTATCGGTGAATTGGGAGAATATGTAAAACCTTCCAGTTTTAGAGGAATTGCCTTTGATTATCGAGGGATGGTCAATGACCACTTCGCAGTAGGGATATCCACAGGCTGGAACGTATTTTATGAGGAATTGGCTTATGATACCTATCATTTTGAAAATCAAGCGGTATCGGGTAAGCAATACCGCAACAGCAATCATATTCCCATTTTGTTTAATGGTACCTATTACTTGGAGTCAAGAGCTGCAGTGAATCCATTTGTTAGTGTCGGAGTAGGCACCATTTATACCCGTAGAAATACGGATATGGGCCAGTTTACCTTGGAGCAGGAAGCGTGGAATTTTGCCTTGGCTCCTGAAGTTGGCATGCTTATCGAGTTTGCCAACCAATTTTCGACGTCGGTTTCTATCCAATATTATAACGGTTTTCAGGCAGGAAATGAGTTAAATGATCCTCAATCTTATTTTGCACTAAAGCTAGGTTTTGAATTGTAA
- a CDS encoding HdeD family acid-resistance protein translates to MNVENNPITKTIRHWYILFIVGLLFIILGIYTFVTPAKAYLALSFLFSMSFLITGLGEVMFAVINKRIFDRWGWILAFGIFNCLVGVLLLSRPEVSLATMPLYLGFLILFRSVGSISYAYEIKHMGFSDWSSLLFLGILGVIFSFILIWNPVLGGLTIVSWTALCFLSIGILSVYLSFQLRKFGKHLSH, encoded by the coding sequence ATGAATGTAGAGAATAATCCCATTACTAAAACCATACGCCACTGGTATATTTTGTTTATTGTAGGTTTATTATTTATAATACTGGGTATTTACACTTTTGTTACGCCGGCAAAGGCTTATTTGGCGTTGTCATTTTTGTTCAGCATGTCATTCTTGATTACAGGTTTGGGAGAGGTGATGTTTGCTGTGATCAACAAGCGCATTTTTGACCGGTGGGGATGGATATTGGCATTCGGAATATTTAATTGTTTGGTAGGGGTATTGTTGCTCAGCAGGCCTGAGGTTTCATTGGCGACCATGCCCTTATATTTGGGGTTTTTGATCCTTTTCCGGTCTGTGGGTAGTATAAGTTATGCGTATGAAATAAAGCACATGGGATTCTCAGATTGGTCAAGTTTGCTATTTCTGGGAATTTTGGGGGTGATATTTTCCTTTATCCTTATTTGGAATCCTGTCTTGGGAGGACTTACGATAGTCAGTTGGACAGCACTGTGTTTTCTCTCCATCGGCATCTTGAGTGTATATTTGTCTTTTCAGCTAAGAAAGTTTGGGAAGCACCTTTCGCATTAA
- a CDS encoding SelT/SelW/SelH family protein, with protein sequence MSNHVKITYCTQCRWLLRSAWMGQELLTTFESELDELSLCPGTGGIFEVVANGQLIWSRKEQGRFPEITELKQLVRDVIAPERSLGHADRKQH encoded by the coding sequence ATGTCAAACCACGTAAAAATCACCTATTGTACCCAATGCCGTTGGCTCCTTCGATCTGCGTGGATGGGGCAAGAATTGCTTACAACCTTCGAATCAGAACTGGATGAACTCAGCCTATGCCCCGGCACAGGAGGGATTTTTGAAGTGGTGGCCAATGGTCAACTGATATGGTCCAGAAAGGAGCAAGGGCGTTTCCCTGAAATCACCGAATTGAAGCAGCTGGTAAGGGATGTGATTGCTCCAGAGAGGAGTCTGGGACATGCGGATAGAAAGCAGCATTAA
- a CDS encoding RNA polymerase sigma factor: MVPHHPDIELLESIRNDDLRAFDQLYHQYWEVMYQAAVGRLKSQDLAQDVVQDIFIDFWNRRKSLDINVSLKAYLLTAVKYKVFRKVDKLNRHEQLSASHLEELSASASFMEFEEIFDLIEVKLEQLAPMHHKIFRMNKMEGVSVREISEQVNMAPQSVHNVLSKTTKYLKKELKGYYFL, translated from the coding sequence ATGGTACCGCATCACCCCGATATTGAATTGCTGGAAAGTATTCGTAACGATGATCTCCGTGCGTTTGATCAGTTGTACCATCAGTATTGGGAGGTCATGTATCAGGCAGCTGTGGGGCGGTTAAAGTCACAAGATTTGGCTCAGGATGTGGTGCAGGATATTTTTATAGATTTTTGGAATCGCCGAAAAAGCCTCGATATCAATGTCAGCCTAAAGGCCTATTTGCTGACAGCTGTCAAGTACAAGGTGTTCAGGAAGGTGGATAAATTAAACCGACATGAACAACTTAGTGCTAGTCATTTGGAAGAATTGAGTGCCAGTGCGTCATTTATGGAGTTTGAGGAAATTTTTGACTTGATTGAAGTGAAACTGGAGCAGTTGGCACCGATGCATCATAAAATCTTTAGGATGAACAAAATGGAAGGGGTGTCTGTCCGGGAGATCAGCGAACAGGTGAACATGGCTCCGCAGTCTGTCCATAATGTGCTTTCCAAAACCACCAAGTACCTCAAAAAGGAACTAAAGGGCTATTATTTTTTATAG
- a CDS encoding FecR family protein: MMEHNNVNIPKEVTRLIGKLLSGIPLGAEELDHLNQWYDECYDSEWETADQDLGPDMLKRIHDKIDKGNGGRVSSDATYPRTVSAHKRFTGYKTQIWLRAAVVTFLLMATVLTIYVSQYGKQEVPQTVAAWTTYQNPAGQKSKVRLPDGSVVYVNAATEIKYQDGFGETHRELFLNGESYFEVAKDSLPFRVHSAGLVTQALGTSFNISTFDAASIRVQLASGIVKVYHAFKDQPSVQLSPGEEVRLEDGQLSSVFSFHIDQAIAWKEGKIWLDKTPLREVVPMLERWYDVDITVTNPPQDEVRFTGEFKNAMLSHLLESLAYSYRFEYKINKKNITITFND, encoded by the coding sequence ATGATGGAACACAACAATGTCAACATTCCAAAAGAGGTCACAAGGCTTATTGGAAAACTGCTAAGCGGCATTCCCTTGGGAGCGGAAGAGCTTGATCACCTCAATCAATGGTACGATGAGTGTTATGATAGCGAGTGGGAGACGGCTGACCAAGATTTGGGCCCCGATATGCTTAAACGGATCCATGATAAGATTGATAAAGGAAATGGAGGTCGAGTCTCTTCGGATGCTACGTATCCGCGTACTGTTTCCGCTCATAAAAGATTTACAGGCTATAAAACACAAATATGGCTGCGTGCTGCGGTAGTCACTTTTTTATTGATGGCTACTGTGCTGACCATTTATGTAAGTCAATATGGGAAGCAAGAAGTACCACAAACGGTGGCAGCGTGGACAACCTATCAAAATCCCGCAGGACAGAAATCAAAAGTTCGTCTTCCGGATGGTAGCGTGGTTTATGTTAATGCCGCTACGGAAATCAAATACCAAGATGGGTTTGGCGAGACCCATCGTGAGTTGTTTTTGAACGGGGAATCTTATTTTGAAGTGGCCAAGGACAGCCTCCCATTTCGGGTTCACAGTGCGGGATTGGTAACCCAAGCCCTTGGGACATCTTTTAACATCAGCACTTTTGACGCTGCGTCCATTCGGGTACAGTTGGCCAGTGGGATCGTAAAAGTGTATCATGCATTTAAGGATCAACCATCGGTCCAGTTATCTCCTGGCGAAGAAGTAAGGCTTGAGGATGGACAACTATCATCTGTTTTTTCCTTTCATATCGATCAGGCCATTGCTTGGAAAGAGGGGAAGATCTGGCTTGATAAGACACCTCTGAGGGAAGTGGTTCCAATGCTGGAACGGTGGTATGACGTCGATATCACGGTGACCAATCCGCCTCAGGACGAGGTTCGCTTTACCGGGGAATTTAAAAATGCCATGCTCTCCCATTTGCTGGAAAGTTTGGCCTATTCCTACCGATTTGAATACAAAATCAACAAGAAAAACATCACCATCACCTTTAATGACTGA
- a CDS encoding SusC/RagA family TonB-linked outer membrane protein: MKKILHAIRMISKYTLIGFVFQLAFLNLLHAGPSKAQGNLDMEKVTVNVKATAAPLPSVLESIKSQTDFVFIYDDKIIPSNTEISIEARNEPLENVLLTLSKEHRWAFKQVNDRISIKPIKGLHLGKIVIREVTVSGTVMDANNQPIPGVTVLVKGTTNGTTTDLDGRYRMNVPENSVLVFSFVGFVSQEVAVGNKDVIDVQLEEKISALNEVVVVGYGEQKKINLTGAVNQVGSEVTENRPAPNLTRMLQGTLPNLNIKMVDGSPTRSAAFNIRGMTSIGAGGDALVLIDGVEGDPNLVNPNDVESVTILKDASSAAVYGSRAAFGVVLITTKSAKAGKSQLNVNLNHSVNKRTVVPDLVNNGYQWAKNFDEAFYGWYDYKTHPISVNSTFPFSLEYLDRLRQHDEDPSLPKVEYVEEVGRYEYYGNTDWFKYHHKDNMPATEASISASGGNENARYFISGMYYHQDGIFNYSSDKFDKYNLRAKGEVNLNDWLVLENNFDLSTYTYGYPLLANGDINIWRYLAVQSYPMLLMNNPDGTYSQNGVYVGASFLEGNSRSDQSNFFVRNTPTLTATPFGDLLTLKANFTFSKKFIKDKRVNNYVNYSNAPGDLNRFGNSLLRQYEDETTYWGSNITAQFNKTLNEEHDLGLLLGYNIESSLTENWNTSRDGLLVPGKPDYNLLDGLNYTIRGGGSEWKYLGAFYRLNYSYKDKYLLEFNGRYDGSSKFPSDERYGFFPSVSAGWNVSEEGFMQNTRNWLANLKIRSSYGSLGNGNVAPYRYLETMSVNKSSVMLEGIQKGYTSLPGVIPAGLTWERATTFNIGVDASFLDGRLGVNYDWYNRMTTDMFTYGQPLPNVFGATEPYGNYADLSTKGWEFTLTWKDQAIVGGKPFTYGFNGSLWDNRSTITKFNNPEKVLGSGYYVGQNVGEIWGYVTEGLFTSEEEVLNHADQDFLRNSNGNIWLPGDIKFADLNDDGVINQGDNTVNNPGDRKVIGNNTPRYQFGFTLNANWNNFGISAFFQGIAKRDWYFAPEADLFWGIYNRPYSFQPTKMMNDYWTEENPDAYFPRLRGYTALGTGRSLGAPQTRYLQDASYIRLKNITVDYTLPTQWVNKIGMQRAKIFFTGQNIWTRTGLSKHTDNFDPEIIENPLGDMTNGYGQGDAYPMLKSYTLGVNLSF; the protein is encoded by the coding sequence ATGAAAAAAATATTACATGCTATCCGTATGATCAGCAAATACACCCTTATTGGCTTTGTATTCCAGTTAGCATTCCTTAACCTTCTCCATGCAGGGCCCAGCAAGGCTCAGGGAAACTTAGATATGGAGAAAGTTACCGTGAATGTCAAGGCGACGGCAGCGCCTTTGCCTTCTGTCTTGGAATCCATCAAATCCCAAACGGACTTTGTTTTTATCTATGATGATAAGATCATTCCATCCAATACAGAAATATCCATTGAAGCCCGCAATGAACCATTGGAAAATGTGTTGTTGACCCTCTCCAAAGAACACCGGTGGGCATTTAAGCAGGTCAATGACCGTATCAGCATCAAGCCGATCAAAGGCTTACACCTTGGCAAAATCGTCATTCGGGAGGTTACTGTAAGTGGAACCGTGATGGATGCCAATAATCAGCCAATTCCGGGAGTGACCGTTTTGGTTAAGGGTACCACGAATGGGACTACAACGGACCTGGACGGTCGTTATCGCATGAATGTTCCTGAAAATAGTGTGCTGGTATTTTCCTTTGTGGGTTTTGTTTCGCAAGAGGTGGCGGTTGGCAATAAGGATGTGATCGACGTCCAGCTGGAAGAGAAAATTTCGGCCCTTAATGAAGTGGTCGTGGTAGGCTATGGGGAACAAAAGAAAATTAACCTTACCGGTGCCGTAAACCAAGTAGGCAGTGAAGTGACCGAAAATCGTCCAGCGCCGAACCTCACCAGAATGCTGCAAGGAACCCTGCCAAACTTAAACATCAAAATGGTGGATGGGAGCCCAACAAGGTCTGCAGCATTTAATATTCGAGGAATGACTTCCATCGGCGCCGGTGGTGACGCCCTTGTGCTCATTGATGGTGTGGAAGGTGATCCTAACCTGGTCAATCCCAATGATGTGGAAAGCGTGACCATTCTGAAGGATGCCTCTTCTGCAGCAGTCTATGGATCCAGAGCGGCATTTGGCGTGGTACTGATCACCACCAAATCCGCTAAAGCAGGAAAAAGCCAACTCAATGTAAACCTTAACCATTCTGTTAACAAGCGTACTGTGGTGCCAGACTTGGTGAACAATGGCTACCAATGGGCGAAAAATTTTGACGAGGCTTTTTACGGTTGGTATGACTATAAAACACATCCCATTTCAGTAAACAGTACTTTTCCTTTTTCCTTGGAATACCTGGATAGGCTTCGTCAGCATGATGAGGATCCGAGCTTGCCCAAGGTAGAGTATGTCGAAGAAGTGGGCCGCTACGAATATTATGGGAATACTGACTGGTTCAAATACCATCACAAAGACAATATGCCGGCTACAGAGGCTTCCATCAGTGCTTCCGGAGGCAATGAAAATGCCCGATACTTTATTTCCGGCATGTACTACCACCAAGACGGGATCTTTAATTATTCTTCTGATAAATTTGATAAGTATAACCTCAGGGCTAAAGGAGAGGTAAACCTGAACGATTGGTTGGTCTTGGAAAATAACTTTGACCTGAGCACCTATACCTATGGTTACCCCTTGTTGGCAAATGGAGATATCAATATTTGGAGATACCTGGCCGTGCAGAGTTACCCGATGTTACTGATGAACAATCCTGATGGTACTTATTCTCAAAATGGGGTTTATGTAGGAGCATCTTTCTTGGAAGGAAATAGCCGATCTGACCAAAGCAATTTCTTTGTGCGAAATACCCCAACGCTTACCGCAACGCCTTTTGGAGATCTTTTGACCCTTAAGGCAAACTTTACATTCTCCAAGAAATTCATCAAGGATAAGAGGGTAAACAACTACGTCAACTACAGTAATGCTCCGGGTGACCTCAACCGTTTTGGCAATAGCTTGTTGCGACAGTATGAAGATGAAACGACCTACTGGGGATCCAACATTACAGCCCAGTTTAACAAAACCTTAAACGAAGAGCATGACTTGGGATTGCTTTTGGGATATAACATTGAGAGTTCGTTAACAGAAAACTGGAACACTAGCCGTGACGGGCTATTGGTGCCCGGCAAGCCAGATTATAACCTGCTGGATGGACTCAACTACACCATCAGAGGCGGAGGTAGTGAATGGAAGTATTTGGGTGCTTTTTACCGGTTGAATTACAGCTATAAGGATAAATACCTATTGGAATTTAATGGCCGCTATGATGGCTCTTCCAAGTTTCCTTCCGATGAGCGATATGGTTTCTTCCCATCGGTTTCTGCAGGATGGAATGTATCTGAAGAAGGCTTTATGCAAAATACCAGGAATTGGTTAGCCAATCTTAAAATAAGGTCCTCATATGGTTCTCTTGGAAACGGAAATGTAGCTCCCTATCGGTACTTGGAAACCATGTCTGTCAATAAATCCAGCGTAATGCTGGAAGGTATCCAAAAGGGGTATACTTCACTTCCTGGGGTGATTCCTGCCGGGTTGACCTGGGAACGTGCCACTACCTTTAACATCGGTGTGGATGCCTCCTTCTTGGATGGTCGTTTGGGTGTCAATTACGATTGGTATAACAGGATGACCACTGATATGTTTACCTATGGACAGCCTTTGCCAAATGTATTTGGAGCCACCGAGCCCTATGGTAATTATGCTGACTTGTCTACTAAAGGTTGGGAATTTACCCTTACCTGGAAAGATCAGGCCATTGTAGGCGGAAAGCCTTTTACCTACGGCTTCAATGGATCGCTTTGGGACAACAGGTCTACCATTACCAAGTTTAACAACCCTGAAAAAGTACTGGGATCAGGTTATTATGTAGGCCAGAATGTGGGAGAAATCTGGGGTTATGTTACCGAGGGCTTGTTTACTTCCGAGGAAGAAGTGCTTAACCATGCCGATCAGGATTTTCTACGCAATTCCAATGGAAACATTTGGCTGCCCGGAGACATTAAATTTGCCGATCTCAATGATGACGGTGTGATCAACCAGGGTGACAATACGGTCAACAACCCAGGAGACCGTAAGGTCATTGGGAACAATACTCCTCGATACCAATTTGGATTTACCTTGAATGCCAACTGGAATAATTTTGGGATCTCTGCTTTCTTCCAGGGCATAGCCAAAAGGGACTGGTATTTTGCGCCAGAGGCAGACCTTTTCTGGGGGATTTATAACAGACCTTACAGTTTCCAGCCTACCAAAATGATGAATGACTATTGGACGGAGGAAAACCCTGATGCCTATTTTCCACGATTACGAGGTTATACGGCTTTGGGCACAGGACGGTCACTGGGAGCTCCACAGACCCGATACCTTCAGGATGCGAGTTATATCCGTTTGAAAAACATTACGGTGGATTATACCCTTCCCACACAATGGGTGAACAAAATCGGCATGCAGCGGGCCAAGATTTTCTTTACCGGACAAAACATCTGGACCCGTACCGGTCTGAGCAAGCATACGGATAATTTTGACCCTGAGATCATCGAAAACCCACTCGGTGATATGACCAATGGTTATGGGCAGGGAGATGCCTATCCCATGCTCAAGTCCTACACACTTGGCGTAAACCTTTCTTTCTAA
- a CDS encoding RagB/SusD family nutrient uptake outer membrane protein: protein MKKIFHIIIALIALVPILVSCEDFLETEPVDKLVPNTFFQSEKDLELYSNSFYQRQVPGGLAVVQSDEMGEFTSKNQSNNFIAGAYSSVDEGAWNWSDLRNINYFLENFDNEVIPQEARDHYEGIARFFRAYFYFDMVKRYGDVPWYSKTLSTEDPDLYKPRDPREMVIDSMLQDLDFATSHIRDSKDNGSSLVTRQVAYAFMSRVCLFEGTYRKYHEELGLQGTVGELLQKAADAAKSVMDAQQYQIYSTGSPATDYRDLFTNENPVSEEVMWAVVYNNALKRWHNITWKFNSATYGNRWGLNKQFVNTYLMTDGSRFTERQGYDTIQFVREMENRDFRLAQTVRSLGYTRLDGTPAPPNFGYTYTGYHILKFSLDDSRLDGISESYNSIPLIRYAEVLLNYAEAKAELGEFDASIWEQTIAPLRERAGVDSSIPATADSYLQTVYFPSISDKFLLEIRRERGIELCYEGFRYDDLLRWKKGDLVEMPWEGIYVPGLNQPMDLDGNGKPDVAFVETVPESKVAGVIYFVIDGTNSILTEGDKGHIVWRANEDRQFPDKKYLHPISNTDLVLNPDLGQNPGWE from the coding sequence ATGAAAAAGATATTTCACATAATTATAGCATTAATCGCATTGGTGCCGATATTGGTGTCCTGCGAGGATTTCCTCGAAACAGAACCAGTGGACAAGTTGGTGCCGAACACCTTTTTCCAATCTGAAAAGGACTTGGAGCTTTATTCTAATTCCTTTTATCAGCGGCAGGTTCCCGGGGGATTGGCAGTGGTCCAAAGTGATGAGATGGGAGAATTCACTTCTAAAAACCAATCCAATAACTTTATCGCCGGTGCATATTCCTCCGTAGATGAAGGCGCTTGGAATTGGTCCGATTTGAGGAATATCAATTATTTTCTGGAAAACTTCGATAATGAAGTGATTCCACAAGAAGCGAGGGATCACTATGAAGGAATCGCCAGGTTTTTCAGGGCCTATTTTTATTTTGATATGGTGAAGCGGTATGGTGATGTGCCATGGTATTCCAAGACACTGTCCACAGAGGATCCTGATCTGTACAAACCACGTGACCCTCGAGAAATGGTGATTGACTCGATGTTACAGGACTTGGATTTTGCGACATCGCATATACGGGACTCCAAGGACAATGGCTCTTCTTTAGTTACCAGGCAAGTAGCCTATGCTTTTATGTCCAGGGTCTGCCTCTTTGAGGGAACTTATCGCAAGTATCATGAGGAGCTTGGGCTCCAAGGAACTGTAGGGGAGCTATTGCAAAAGGCGGCTGATGCAGCTAAGTCCGTAATGGATGCCCAGCAGTATCAAATTTACAGCACGGGAAGTCCAGCGACGGATTATCGGGATTTGTTTACAAATGAAAATCCCGTTTCTGAGGAAGTGATGTGGGCAGTGGTTTACAATAATGCCTTGAAAAGATGGCATAACATCACTTGGAAGTTTAACAGTGCAACCTACGGTAACCGCTGGGGGCTGAACAAGCAGTTTGTCAATACCTATCTGATGACCGATGGTAGTAGGTTTACCGAGCGGCAAGGCTATGATACGATTCAGTTTGTTAGAGAAATGGAGAATCGTGATTTCCGCTTGGCCCAAACCGTTCGCTCGCTGGGTTATACCAGGCTGGATGGTACTCCTGCTCCCCCGAATTTTGGTTACACCTACACCGGTTATCATATTCTTAAATTCAGTTTGGATGACAGTAGACTGGATGGTATTTCTGAATCCTATAATTCCATTCCGCTGATCCGTTATGCGGAGGTTTTACTAAACTATGCCGAAGCCAAAGCGGAGCTTGGGGAGTTTGACGCATCCATTTGGGAGCAGACCATTGCGCCACTTCGTGAGCGGGCAGGGGTGGATTCCAGTATTCCTGCGACAGCAGACAGTTATCTCCAAACGGTTTATTTCCCCAGTATCTCGGATAAGTTTCTGTTGGAGATCAGGCGAGAAAGAGGAATTGAGCTATGCTATGAGGGATTCCGGTATGACGATCTTCTGCGATGGAAAAAAGGTGACTTGGTGGAGATGCCTTGGGAAGGGATTTACGTGCCAGGCCTAAACCAGCCGATGGATCTGGATGGAAATGGCAAGCCTGATGTGGCTTTTGTGGAAACCGTTCCTGAAAGTAAAGTTGCTGGAGTAATCTACTTTGTCATCGATGGTACCAACTCCATTTTGACGGAAGGTGACAAGGGGCATATCGTCTGGAGGGCCAATGAAGATCGACAGTTTCCTGATAAAAAATACCTTCATCCTATTTCCAATACTGATTTGGTACTCAACCCGGATTTGGGCCAAAATCCAGGTTGGGAATAA
- a CDS encoding Sb-PDE family phosphodiesterase: MINKTIVLLSMMLMSIIDNTFGRQADIVIPDIPGYQTLKGDFHMHTVFSDGHVWPTFRVKEALRDGMDVIAITEHMDYEGFPDEIEKDYNKSYEIAAAAAKDKGLMVIKGVEISPRVPPYHHNAIFLEDANSFPIDYMENTHQQFIMKDSVTRDQVMAPFLEAQRQGAFVSYNHPSYKWWDKKDTVLFTDFHQELLDKGILGGVEVVNSGRYNIIAHRMAMKYDLTMLCNTDEHYDMYPRYADTHRPMTLVFVEERSPEGVEEAMRAKRTALYFDDYIVARQKEAEALFKAAVKATINSIDRNGEPILSVTLQNTSDIPFHLQLKSRYDIELLPLGQLTLGPQEQKEVVLKAVWKTPDETQLAVTVGNVLVTPDEALETVFTFKDLNQ, translated from the coding sequence ATGATAAATAAAACAATAGTGCTATTGTCGATGATGCTCATGAGCATCATCGACAATACTTTTGGCCGGCAGGCCGATATAGTCATTCCCGATATCCCAGGTTATCAGACATTGAAAGGAGACTTTCACATGCATACGGTGTTTTCGGATGGTCATGTTTGGCCCACTTTTCGGGTCAAAGAAGCCTTACGGGACGGGATGGATGTTATTGCCATTACCGAACACATGGATTACGAAGGATTTCCTGATGAAATCGAAAAAGACTATAACAAAAGTTATGAGATCGCTGCGGCTGCGGCCAAGGATAAAGGATTGATGGTGATCAAAGGCGTGGAAATTTCTCCGCGAGTTCCTCCTTATCACCATAATGCCATTTTTCTGGAAGATGCCAACAGTTTCCCCATTGATTATATGGAAAACACCCATCAGCAATTCATCATGAAAGACTCAGTGACCAGGGATCAGGTGATGGCTCCGTTTTTGGAAGCACAGCGGCAAGGAGCTTTTGTGTCCTATAACCACCCCAGTTATAAGTGGTGGGACAAGAAGGATACGGTATTGTTCACTGATTTCCATCAAGAATTGTTGGATAAGGGAATATTGGGAGGTGTAGAAGTAGTCAATTCCGGGAGGTACAATATTATCGCGCATCGAATGGCCATGAAATATGACCTGACGATGCTGTGCAACACCGACGAGCATTATGACATGTATCCACGCTATGCTGATACACATCGCCCTATGACCTTGGTTTTTGTGGAAGAAAGATCGCCAGAGGGAGTAGAAGAGGCCATGCGGGCCAAGCGTACAGCCTTATACTTTGATGATTATATAGTGGCACGACAGAAAGAAGCAGAAGCGCTTTTCAAGGCAGCCGTCAAAGCTACCATTAATAGCATCGATCGAAATGGCGAACCGATTTTAAGCGTGACCTTGCAAAATACCAGTGATATTCCTTTTCACTTACAGCTAAAAAGTCGTTATGATATCGAATTGCTCCCCCTAGGGCAGCTAACGCTGGGGCCGCAAGAGCAGAAGGAGGTGGTGCTGAAAGCGGTTTGGAAGACACCTGATGAAACTCAGTTGGCCGTTACGGTGGGGAATGTGCTGGTGACACCAGATGAAGCTTTAGAGACGGTGTTTACCTTCAAGGATTTAAACCAATAA